The proteins below are encoded in one region of Sulfolobus sp. A20:
- a CDS encoding FkbM family methyltransferase yields the protein MSINYLFRIKPVNKRLRYYYLLFKVLLFNKDNEYTKVINLFKKLYNENILVEIDGVKFSPSPYIIDWAHEVFIGVLEPNTYNYFNNTRGNLFVNVGANLGGYSLRAGKKYSKVIAIEANPHIAEELRKNVELNRFFNIEVLNLAIWKSKDKVKLYKSIDDNNLVSSLTPYRMKEYEYRDYFEVEADTLDNVLVNYDRIDLILIDAEGSEVEVLEGSVNTLEKTRNVIVEVKPGITDEKVITILKNNGFSVSFLDKEKYYANVLGKKEKNI from the coding sequence GTGAGCATAAATTACTTATTTAGGATAAAGCCTGTAAATAAGAGGCTTAGGTACTATTACCTATTATTTAAGGTCTTACTCTTTAACAAGGATAATGAATATACTAAGGTAATAAATCTGTTTAAAAAATTATATAACGAGAATATACTTGTGGAAATTGATGGAGTAAAGTTTAGTCCTTCTCCTTACATAATTGATTGGGCTCATGAGGTATTCATAGGAGTATTAGAACCGAATACGTATAATTATTTTAACAATACGCGAGGCAATTTGTTCGTAAACGTTGGTGCTAACCTAGGAGGATATTCTTTAAGGGCGGGTAAAAAATATTCTAAAGTCATAGCTATTGAGGCAAATCCTCATATTGCTGAAGAACTGAGAAAAAACGTTGAACTTAATAGATTTTTTAACATAGAAGTATTGAATTTGGCAATATGGAAAAGTAAGGATAAGGTTAAGTTATATAAAAGTATAGATGATAACAATCTAGTATCTTCGCTCACTCCTTATAGAATGAAGGAATACGAATATAGGGATTACTTTGAAGTAGAAGCTGATACTCTCGATAATGTGCTAGTAAATTATGATAGGATTGATTTGATATTGATAGACGCTGAGGGATCAGAGGTTGAGGTTCTGGAGGGATCAGTTAATACACTAGAGAAAACTAGAAATGTTATCGTTGAGGTAAAGCCTGGTATAACAGACGAAAAAGTTATTACTATCCTTAAAAATAACGGCTTTTCCGTCTCATTTCTAGACAAAGAAAAATATTATGCAAACGTCTTAGGTAAGAAGGAGAAAAACATTTGA
- a CDS encoding AAA family ATPase, whose protein sequence is MSISIGIINSNLLSLLGQIILLILFFALPIIFWAYFSRRIFVGNRSFHKERTRVYIPNVRWDEVYDLRNVKMRLEEIVKIVQEGRTYGVILFGPPGTGKTTMAKALANKLGWAYFELRPSKIMSKWYGESEFLLDSFFDQVEVSTPAVVFIDELDSLAMSRQNDLHEVTHRLVNILLMRLQDLHDKGLRVLIIGATNVPQEIDEAFLRPGRFDEIIYVSLPDENGRKEIFKGYIRREGIDYDLLAKKSERFSPADIKNVVDKVMSKKIDPTTEDFIKEIESYKPSVQLSTIIKFENIARKYERSKLIIKSYGIPEITWNDLGDLEEVKRIIKESIELPLINKEFAEKLGISPVKGILLYGPPGTGKTSIAKAIANDLKFTFIEISGEEISSIGPLEAPKVIAEKFYTALDNTPAIIFIDEIDMIARNRMTNEWRNALTELLRQMDGLREIHNVIVIGATNRPWDLDPAILRPGRFDKVIYVPPPSKEGREKIIEVLSRGLQISKDVIVKIAEITENYTPADIKLVIEEIKRNLLKEASISGKLRIEVTLQDFLEVLNKVKPSVDKQTLSLYERFAFERK, encoded by the coding sequence ATGAGTATCAGTATTGGCATAATAAATAGTAACTTGTTGTCACTCTTAGGTCAAATAATACTTTTAATATTGTTCTTTGCGTTGCCAATAATCTTTTGGGCTTACTTTTCAAGGCGAATATTTGTAGGAAACAGATCTTTTCACAAAGAAAGGACCAGAGTTTATATTCCTAACGTTAGATGGGACGAAGTTTATGATTTAAGGAACGTTAAAATGAGATTAGAAGAAATAGTGAAAATTGTTCAAGAGGGTAGAACTTATGGTGTTATTCTCTTTGGACCACCTGGTACTGGTAAAACGACAATGGCAAAGGCTTTAGCAAATAAATTAGGCTGGGCTTACTTTGAACTCAGACCTAGTAAGATAATGAGTAAATGGTACGGAGAGAGCGAGTTCCTTTTAGACTCATTTTTTGATCAAGTTGAAGTATCTACACCAGCTGTCGTCTTTATTGACGAGTTGGATAGTCTAGCTATGAGCAGGCAAAACGATCTTCATGAGGTTACGCATAGGCTAGTTAATATTTTATTAATGAGACTTCAGGATCTTCATGATAAAGGTTTAAGAGTGTTAATAATAGGAGCTACAAACGTCCCACAAGAGATCGATGAAGCTTTCTTAAGACCAGGTAGATTTGACGAGATCATTTACGTTTCCCTGCCAGATGAAAATGGTAGAAAGGAAATATTTAAAGGATATATAAGGAGGGAGGGAATTGATTATGATTTATTAGCCAAGAAGAGTGAGAGATTTTCCCCTGCAGATATTAAAAATGTAGTTGATAAGGTTATGTCTAAAAAAATAGATCCAACTACTGAAGATTTTATTAAGGAAATAGAGAGCTATAAACCATCAGTACAATTATCTACTATAATAAAATTTGAAAATATTGCTAGAAAGTATGAAAGGAGTAAATTGATTATTAAGAGCTATGGTATTCCAGAAATAACTTGGAATGACTTAGGAGATTTAGAGGAAGTTAAGAGGATAATAAAAGAGTCCATAGAATTACCACTCATAAATAAAGAGTTCGCTGAAAAATTAGGAATATCACCAGTTAAAGGTATCCTACTCTATGGACCGCCTGGAACTGGAAAGACTAGTATAGCAAAAGCCATAGCTAATGACTTAAAGTTCACTTTTATTGAAATTTCGGGAGAGGAAATTAGTTCAATAGGACCTTTAGAAGCTCCTAAGGTTATAGCAGAGAAGTTTTACACGGCATTAGATAATACTCCTGCAATTATTTTCATTGATGAAATAGATATGATAGCTAGAAATAGGATGACTAACGAATGGAGAAATGCTTTAACTGAGTTACTAAGACAAATGGACGGTTTAAGAGAAATACATAACGTAATCGTTATAGGAGCCACAAACAGACCTTGGGATTTAGATCCAGCAATCTTAAGACCAGGTAGGTTTGATAAAGTAATTTACGTTCCCCCTCCGAGTAAGGAAGGAAGAGAAAAAATCATAGAAGTATTATCCAGAGGATTGCAGATCAGTAAGGATGTTATAGTTAAGATAGCTGAGATTACAGAAAACTACACTCCCGCTGACATAAAGCTAGTGATAGAAGAGATCAAGAGGAATTTGCTAAAGGAGGCTTCTATATCCGGAAAATTAAGAATAGAAGTAACGTTACAAGATTTTCTGGAAGTTTTGAATAAAGTGAAGCCTAGCGTAGATAAGCAAACGTTATCGCTTTATGAGAGATTTGCCTTCGAAAGAAAGTAG
- a CDS encoding DUF72 domain-containing protein: MKVGTCGFTTRHFKYFDVLEVQQTFYDVVKEETLNKWRRLAEEYHVELTLKALQVITHNYNKMTYKRMKNFTEGNVENYGSFKNTKEVERATEITLSEAKTLGSRIIIFQSPTSFSHTDENIRRVIDYFSTLDKSFIYGWEPRGSWSEHAIMRIIQETNIVHVVDPFKHKSLTKFKYYRLHGIGKGEVNYSYKYTDEDLSRLKEMVINERGEVYVLFNNVHSFDDALKFKTLFLSKQ, translated from the coding sequence ATGAAAGTCGGAACTTGCGGTTTTACAACGAGACACTTTAAATATTTCGATGTACTTGAAGTTCAGCAGACATTTTACGATGTGGTCAAAGAAGAGACACTAAATAAATGGAGAAGGTTGGCAGAAGAATACCACGTTGAACTGACCTTGAAGGCACTTCAAGTTATAACCCATAATTACAATAAAATGACTTATAAGAGGATGAAGAATTTTACAGAAGGAAATGTAGAAAATTATGGGTCATTCAAAAACACTAAAGAGGTTGAGAGGGCAACAGAAATAACGTTATCGGAAGCTAAGACACTTGGATCAAGGATAATTATATTTCAATCACCCACATCATTCTCCCATACTGATGAAAATATTAGAAGAGTAATTGATTACTTTTCCACTTTGGATAAAAGTTTCATTTATGGTTGGGAACCCAGAGGTTCTTGGAGTGAGCATGCAATTATGAGAATTATTCAAGAGACAAACATAGTTCACGTCGTAGACCCATTTAAACATAAATCTTTAACTAAATTTAAGTACTACAGACTTCACGGAATAGGTAAAGGTGAGGTCAATTATTCTTACAAGTATACTGATGAGGATTTAAGTAGATTAAAGGAAATGGTAATAAACGAGAGAGGTGAAGTTTACGTACTCTTTAATAATGTTCACTCATTTGATGATGCATTAAAATTTAAAACACTCTTTTTATCTAAACAGTGA
- a CDS encoding NAD(P)/FAD-dependent oxidoreductase codes for MDKRCEYLIIGSGIAGYNALKELTKIKPTSKVIIVSSDRYYPYDRPPLSKHYLRGKFPREKLFFEKEEFYRRENLEVILQRSVTKIDKNEKVAVLDNGDNIYFEKALISTGGSPRKLNLPGENLRGVHYLRTLDDADSIRDDVSKSKTALIVGGGFIGMEVASSLTMLGVKVTVIEVKSYIWNTFVDEKISRFIQQYFESKGVNFILNESVKEFQGDKMVKAGVTSGGKRIDADLVLLAVGISPNLDIAQKSGIDTGNGIIANEYLETSAKDIYTAGDVANIYDPIEKRRKRIEHWNNAEYTGKLAARNMAGSHEQYNFVSSIWSDIFDLHIESAGETTNYDEYIIRGKFEITKPNFNVIYLKDGLVKGYLAINREYDELDVLNKLIEKGIDISNKKSSLADENFDLKSLLQ; via the coding sequence ATGGACAAAAGATGCGAGTACTTAATTATAGGAAGTGGAATAGCGGGATATAATGCACTTAAAGAGTTGACTAAGATTAAACCCACTTCAAAGGTGATTATAGTATCAAGCGACAGATATTATCCATACGATAGACCACCATTGTCTAAACACTATTTAAGAGGAAAGTTTCCTAGAGAAAAACTATTTTTCGAGAAAGAGGAGTTTTATCGTAGAGAAAACTTAGAGGTAATATTACAAAGAAGCGTTACTAAAATAGACAAGAACGAGAAGGTTGCCGTATTAGATAACGGCGATAATATATATTTTGAAAAGGCATTGATTTCGACTGGGGGGAGTCCTAGAAAATTAAACCTACCGGGAGAGAACTTGAGAGGAGTGCACTACTTAAGGACGTTAGACGATGCTGACTCAATAAGAGATGATGTAAGTAAAAGTAAAACTGCTTTAATTGTCGGAGGTGGATTCATAGGAATGGAGGTAGCGTCTAGTTTAACAATGTTAGGAGTGAAAGTTACTGTGATTGAGGTTAAAAGTTATATTTGGAATACCTTTGTGGATGAAAAAATTTCAAGATTCATACAGCAGTATTTTGAAAGTAAGGGAGTAAATTTCATTCTAAATGAAAGTGTGAAAGAATTCCAAGGGGATAAAATGGTAAAGGCTGGTGTAACTAGTGGTGGGAAAAGAATAGATGCAGATTTAGTATTATTAGCTGTAGGAATTTCACCTAATCTAGATATAGCTCAGAAAAGCGGAATTGATACGGGCAATGGAATTATAGCTAATGAGTATTTAGAGACAAGTGCTAAGGATATTTATACTGCGGGAGATGTCGCAAACATCTATGACCCTATTGAGAAGAGGAGAAAGAGAATAGAACACTGGAATAACGCTGAATATACGGGGAAATTAGCTGCTAGAAATATGGCTGGTTCTCATGAACAATATAATTTCGTATCATCAATATGGTCAGATATATTTGACTTACACATAGAATCAGCGGGAGAGACTACCAATTATGACGAATACATTATAAGAGGCAAGTTTGAGATAACAAAGCCTAACTTTAATGTAATTTACTTAAAGGATGGTCTGGTCAAAGGTTATCTAGCAATTAATAGAGAATATGATGAGTTAGACGTACTAAACAAATTAATAGAAAAGGGAATAGATATATCGAACAAGAAATCGTCATTAGCTGATGAAAACTTTGACTTGAAGAGTCTGTTACAATAA
- a CDS encoding ABC transporter permease, with protein MFEITLYEMRRAIARRKVIVLTIISFIFELGIYLAIYLAPSKSLKTLIIPLSPYLWALGALLPQVILIHFLAISISSGSMAEEYEQGTVDYFISKPISRYRFITEKFLGSLILLTLIYVLMIVVAVVMSFVLFGYQKYLFLLPEVIGSVIFSTLVFLNMAFVIGEVLRRSNLSFTISGFVLIASIIITNVLFFVSQFTHNPAYENISIYLPTWGATELPFILLQSSPFSTIVKGLNIFPPINNNLFLAIVSILLYSLIPLILAYFSFLNRDIPKKVS; from the coding sequence GTGTTTGAGATAACATTATATGAGATGAGAAGGGCAATAGCGAGGAGAAAAGTCATAGTGCTAACTATTATCTCATTCATATTTGAACTCGGCATCTACCTGGCAATATACTTAGCTCCGTCAAAATCCTTAAAAACTTTAATAATTCCATTATCCCCATACTTGTGGGCATTAGGAGCACTATTACCTCAAGTTATTCTAATTCACTTTCTCGCAATTTCTATATCGTCTGGCTCAATGGCAGAGGAATATGAACAAGGTACCGTAGATTATTTCATATCTAAACCTATATCTAGGTATAGATTCATAACCGAAAAGTTCCTAGGATCTCTTATTTTATTAACGCTTATATATGTGTTGATGATCGTAGTAGCCGTAGTTATGTCTTTTGTTTTATTTGGGTATCAAAAGTACCTTTTCTTATTACCAGAGGTAATAGGGTCTGTGATATTTTCTACTTTAGTTTTCTTGAACATGGCTTTCGTAATAGGAGAAGTATTAAGGAGAAGTAACCTATCCTTTACTATTAGCGGTTTCGTACTAATAGCAAGTATAATAATCACTAACGTGCTATTCTTCGTCTCACAATTTACTCACAATCCAGCTTACGAGAATATATCAATATACTTACCAACGTGGGGGGCAACAGAATTACCATTCATTCTGCTTCAATCCTCGCCGTTTTCTACAATAGTCAAGGGTTTAAACATATTTCCACCAATTAATAATAACTTATTTTTAGCCATTGTTTCCATTTTACTTTACTCATTAATTCCCCTAATATTAGCCTATTTCAGTTTCTTAAATAGAGATATTCCGAAAAAGGTAAGTTGA
- a CDS encoding ABC transporter ATP-binding protein → MISVRNVVKRYGSKVALNKVSLEVNKGKIVSLIGPNGAGKTTLIRILLTLIKPDGGEVEILGKNPFKYKGVFREVGYVQEIPNYPPFLTAKQLLELSAKIKGINKDQVKRVLELVEMENSSNTPIIKYSKGMVQRIAIAEALLGDPSVLILDEPYMGVDPIFSLKFRDILTNLKKEGISILMTSHEMEEVKKLSDYIYMIYRGEIIFQGSVEDMVKKFLGIQVIVETSDVNEAKRLLQDINYVTNVYEEGENKLVIKMLEDRREELLKSMILNGIRVKGYYLDLDIEEAYKRALKSV, encoded by the coding sequence ATGATATCAGTGAGAAACGTTGTGAAGAGATATGGAAGCAAAGTAGCATTGAATAAAGTCTCATTGGAGGTAAATAAAGGGAAAATCGTCTCCCTTATAGGACCAAATGGTGCAGGAAAGACTACTTTAATTAGAATTTTACTAACACTAATTAAGCCGGATGGAGGAGAGGTTGAAATATTAGGGAAAAACCCTTTTAAATATAAGGGGGTTTTTAGAGAAGTAGGTTACGTACAAGAAATACCGAACTATCCTCCATTTCTAACGGCTAAGCAATTACTTGAACTTTCGGCTAAGATAAAGGGGATTAATAAAGATCAGGTTAAGAGGGTTCTAGAGTTAGTTGAAATGGAAAACTCTTCAAATACACCAATTATAAAATACAGTAAAGGTATGGTTCAGAGAATAGCAATAGCTGAGGCGTTATTAGGGGATCCAAGTGTCCTAATCCTCGACGAGCCTTATATGGGGGTAGACCCAATATTTTCACTAAAATTTAGGGATATTCTTACAAATCTTAAGAAAGAAGGTATTTCTATATTAATGACATCTCACGAAATGGAAGAAGTGAAAAAGCTTTCTGATTACATCTACATGATATATAGAGGAGAAATCATATTTCAAGGAAGTGTTGAAGACATGGTAAAGAAGTTCTTAGGTATCCAAGTGATAGTAGAAACCAGTGACGTTAATGAGGCTAAGAGACTTCTACAAGATATAAATTACGTCACTAACGTTTATGAAGAAGGTGAAAACAAACTAGTTATAAAGATGCTTGAGGATAGAAGAGAGGAGTTACTGAAGTCAATGATACTTAACGGGATAAGAGTAAAAGGCTATTATCTAGATTTAGATATAGAGGAAGCGTATAAGAGGGCGTTGAAGAGTGTTTGA
- a CDS encoding amidohydrolase family protein has protein sequence MIKVVDAHVHYHIYAGKIPKHCEEFLENVKETRMSLRNDEVEIEKILLVPSHPCYSEECYDGFYIDYEERKRNPEIYLQWGEVNPLTCDVRHELERQYSLGIIGIKLHPPHHGFKPNAYREEEGGLKELLYVYEFAEDHDLPVMIHTGTSIGVRSRNKYADPIYVDDVAKDFPRLKIILAHAGRPIWYSSAFYMAKHISNVYLEISSIPPKNILNVLPNLEEISSKVIYGSDFPAFKGQDLADYASQVYKVIRDDRIMSSNIKRLIKIK, from the coding sequence ATGATTAAAGTAGTTGACGCTCACGTACATTATCATATTTACGCTGGGAAAATACCTAAACATTGTGAGGAGTTCCTAGAGAACGTTAAGGAAACGAGGATGAGTCTCCGTAACGATGAGGTGGAGATTGAGAAAATCTTATTAGTCCCATCCCATCCATGTTACTCCGAAGAGTGTTATGACGGCTTCTATATAGACTACGAGGAGAGAAAAAGAAATCCAGAAATCTATTTGCAATGGGGAGAGGTTAATCCATTAACGTGTGATGTTAGACATGAGCTAGAAAGGCAATACTCTTTGGGAATCATTGGCATAAAATTACATCCTCCTCATCACGGTTTCAAACCTAATGCGTATAGGGAGGAAGAGGGTGGTTTAAAGGAATTACTTTATGTTTATGAATTCGCGGAAGATCACGATTTACCGGTAATGATACATACTGGCACTAGCATAGGTGTGAGAAGTAGGAACAAATATGCTGATCCCATTTACGTTGACGATGTAGCAAAGGATTTTCCGAGGCTTAAAATAATCCTAGCACATGCTGGGAGACCAATTTGGTACTCTTCCGCATTTTACATGGCTAAGCATATCAGTAACGTTTATCTAGAGATATCTTCGATACCTCCAAAAAACATTCTTAACGTATTACCAAATTTAGAAGAAATATCTAGTAAGGTTATCTATGGGAGTGATTTTCCTGCATTCAAAGGTCAAGACTTAGCTGATTATGCCTCACAAGTGTATAAGGTCATTAGAGACGATAGAATAATGAGTTCGAATATAAAGAGGTTAATAAAGATTAAATAA
- a CDS encoding fumarylacetoacetate hydrolase family protein: MTKYLAFQLEGERKLGVVEGNYVHEIDDFDKEAKGRAYRLDEVIFDVPVIPSAIICTLVNTPRMLGVERKDEAKEMVKSPKFFLKLPNIITAHKKAIISPKDAIRPEVEIAVIIKKKMKEVKNKDELYDYILGFSVFNDITYPPGLKEDSYYAYRRDPADGKVKKMLMRGTHFRNKVRDTFAPLGPYIVTKDEVGDINSLGMRSYYDGKLIQDGNSEDFIFSIEEILLELSKIVTIPPMSVVTSGSVGYVNVEDQSEFHLKPISNALMVAEIENIGRLENPTIVDYQ, translated from the coding sequence ATGACAAAATATTTGGCCTTTCAACTAGAGGGGGAGAGGAAGTTAGGTGTAGTGGAAGGGAATTATGTGCATGAGATAGATGACTTTGATAAGGAGGCGAAGGGAAGAGCGTATAGGTTAGATGAGGTCATTTTTGATGTACCGGTAATACCATCTGCCATAATTTGCACGTTGGTAAATACACCTCGGATGTTAGGCGTTGAGAGAAAGGATGAGGCTAAGGAGATGGTGAAAAGCCCCAAATTCTTCTTAAAACTACCTAATATTATAACTGCCCATAAGAAAGCAATTATATCACCTAAGGATGCAATAAGACCAGAAGTAGAAATAGCAGTAATTATAAAGAAGAAAATGAAAGAGGTAAAAAATAAAGATGAGTTGTACGATTATATTCTGGGATTCTCTGTCTTCAATGATATCACATATCCGCCTGGTTTAAAAGAAGATTCTTATTACGCTTATAGGAGAGATCCTGCAGATGGAAAGGTTAAAAAGATGTTAATGAGAGGAACTCACTTCAGAAATAAGGTTAGAGACACATTCGCTCCTCTAGGCCCTTATATTGTAACTAAAGATGAAGTAGGTGACATTAACTCATTAGGTATGAGAAGTTACTACGATGGTAAATTAATACAAGATGGCAATTCAGAGGATTTCATATTTAGTATTGAAGAAATATTATTAGAATTATCGAAGATCGTAACAATACCACCTATGAGTGTAGTGACAAGCGGTAGTGTAGGATACGTTAATGTGGAGGATCAATCTGAATTCCATTTAAAACCAATAAGTAACGCATTAATGGTAGCTGAGATAGAGAATATAGGCAGACTAGAAAATCCTACTATTGTTGATTACCAGTGA
- a CDS encoding NAD(P)/FAD-dependent oxidoreductase, producing the protein MKKYDVIIIGGGHNGLIASIYLAMNGLKTIVLERREKLGGMADTDEYKGVKFSKAAYVLGLLPDKIKTEISVDFPTINSDYIEIFVTERKNIIKVWREKEKRIKEFEKIGEKNYRKLDDFILDSKRLLEERFTYVTRPPTIEEVKESNSMLLEETEKVLREYLDNFEELYPIFSYDFILNMPAYLFIYFFSTQWKIVKGGMGTVGRVLANRARELGVDIFTNSEVSEILIKDNSVKGVKLSNGKIIESNNIIFTGNPVLLEKLTNNEIKMELPLYRAGYGRYNIILRDNLKVNEPLKPDYFDSLIVLPQGEITLPSAVDNSLGGDVMTLMGSIEGLEDFFPDIKEKTLHIDKVNWKVVESLYNNPGGNPNHLPLSLIFNDRPKKGWGYRTPIKGLYIGGSGAYPGGQVTGVPGRNAAFAVLEDVRKNIKY; encoded by the coding sequence TTGAAAAAATATGATGTAATCATAATCGGTGGAGGGCATAATGGTTTAATAGCGTCAATTTATCTGGCTATGAACGGCTTGAAAACAATTGTTTTAGAAAGAAGGGAAAAATTGGGAGGTATGGCAGATACAGATGAGTACAAAGGAGTTAAGTTCTCTAAAGCAGCTTATGTATTGGGACTTTTACCGGATAAAATAAAAACTGAAATCTCAGTAGACTTTCCTACTATTAATTCAGATTATATAGAAATTTTTGTTACTGAAAGAAAAAATATAATAAAGGTTTGGAGAGAAAAGGAAAAGAGGATAAAGGAATTTGAGAAGATTGGAGAGAAAAACTATAGAAAATTAGATGATTTCATATTAGATTCTAAAAGGTTACTAGAGGAAAGATTTACGTATGTTACGAGACCACCTACTATTGAGGAAGTTAAGGAAAGTAATAGTATGTTATTGGAGGAGACTGAGAAAGTTTTAAGAGAGTATTTAGATAATTTCGAGGAATTGTATCCAATATTCTCTTATGATTTCATACTTAATATGCCAGCATATCTATTCATTTACTTTTTCTCAACACAATGGAAAATCGTGAAAGGAGGTATGGGAACTGTAGGTAGAGTATTAGCTAATAGGGCAAGGGAATTAGGAGTAGACATTTTCACAAATTCCGAAGTCTCAGAGATATTAATAAAGGACAATTCTGTAAAAGGGGTAAAGCTCAGTAACGGGAAGATAATAGAGAGTAATAACATAATATTTACTGGAAATCCAGTATTATTAGAAAAATTGACCAACAATGAAATCAAGATGGAACTACCATTGTATCGCGCAGGTTACGGTAGATATAACATCATACTTAGGGATAACTTAAAAGTCAATGAACCATTAAAACCAGACTATTTTGACAGCCTAATAGTCTTACCTCAAGGAGAAATAACTCTTCCCTCAGCTGTAGATAATTCGTTGGGTGGTGACGTGATGACTTTAATGGGAAGTATTGAAGGATTAGAAGATTTCTTTCCGGATATAAAAGAAAAGACATTACATATTGATAAGGTAAATTGGAAAGTCGTAGAAAGTTTGTACAATAATCCTGGAGGGAACCCTAACCATTTGCCTCTTTCCCTTATTTTTAACGATAGACCTAAGAAAGGATGGGGATATAGAACGCCAATAAAAGGATTGTATATTGGTGGATCTGGAGCTTATCCAGGTGGACAAGTCACTGGAGTTCCAGGTAGGAATGCAGCTTTTGCCGTTTTGGAAGATGTGAGGAAAAATATTAAATATTAA
- the sucD gene encoding succinate--CoA ligase subunit alpha: protein MNKNTKVIVQGITGKEGSFHTQQMLRYGTKIVAGVTPGKGGTEVQGVPVYDTMKEAMKEHDAEASIIFVPARYAVDAAYEAIDAGVKVLVIITEHIPVLDMARLVKYGKNRGTRIIGPNCPGIIVPEETLIGILPARSFKKGKIGIVSRSGTLTYEVSELIKNHGMGQSTVIGIGGDPIIGTSILDVVRLFDQDPETEKIIVIGEIGGTMEERLAEAYKKGEIKKKVVAYIAGMTAPREKRMGHAGAVVYMGMGTFESKIKAFKEAGIPVANTPYDIVKLISS from the coding sequence GTGAACAAGAATACTAAGGTAATAGTTCAAGGTATAACGGGAAAAGAAGGCTCATTCCATACCCAACAAATGCTGAGGTATGGTACTAAGATAGTAGCTGGAGTTACGCCCGGAAAAGGTGGTACTGAAGTTCAAGGAGTTCCAGTTTACGATACTATGAAAGAGGCAATGAAGGAACATGACGCTGAGGCTTCAATAATATTTGTTCCAGCTAGATATGCAGTAGATGCTGCGTATGAAGCAATAGACGCTGGTGTTAAGGTATTAGTAATAATAACTGAGCATATACCAGTGTTAGATATGGCTAGGTTAGTTAAGTATGGTAAGAATAGAGGTACAAGGATAATTGGACCAAACTGCCCCGGAATCATAGTGCCAGAAGAGACGTTGATAGGAATATTACCGGCTAGATCATTCAAGAAAGGTAAGATAGGGATAGTATCTAGGTCTGGAACACTAACCTATGAAGTTTCAGAATTAATTAAGAATCATGGCATGGGACAATCAACTGTTATAGGAATAGGAGGGGATCCTATAATAGGCACTTCTATACTTGATGTAGTAAGATTATTTGATCAAGATCCTGAGACTGAGAAGATAATTGTAATAGGTGAAATAGGAGGAACTATGGAAGAGAGATTGGCTGAAGCTTACAAGAAGGGAGAAATAAAGAAAAAGGTAGTTGCTTACATAGCTGGAATGACTGCTCCTAGGGAGAAAAGAATGGGACATGCAGGAGCTGTAGTTTATATGGGAATGGGCACTTTCGAAAGTAAAATAAAGGCGTTCAAAGAAGCTGGCATACCAGTAGCTAACACGCCATACGATATAGTTAAATTAATATCATCATAA